One segment of Schistocerca nitens isolate TAMUIC-IGC-003100 chromosome 3, iqSchNite1.1, whole genome shotgun sequence DNA contains the following:
- the LOC126249712 gene encoding THAP domain-containing protein 2-like, which yields MPRRCCMRACRGNYTAQERVSTFHFPRDEDARREWIRAVHRDNFTPSDHYVVCELHSHAHDRERTTSAYELRLED from the exons ATGCCACGTAGATGCTGTATGCGTGCTTGTAGAGGCAATTATACTGCTCAGGAGAGAGTCAGTACATTCCATTTCCCTCGTGATGAAGATGCAAGGAGAGAATGGATAAGAGCAGTTCACCGTGATAATTTTACCCCTTCAGATCACTATGTG GTCTGTGAGCTGCATTCCCATGCACACGATAGAGAAAGAACTACATCAGCATATGAGCTAAGACTGGAAGATTAA